The stretch of DNA TCGGTGACCAGCAATCCCGGCCAGGGGTCTTCCTTCTCCATCTACCTGCCGGTGGCGGATCAGCCGCGCGCCCTCGCCGAGGAGGATGGCGTGGAGACGGCCGGCGGCCATTTCCATTCCGAGCCGGGACGGGAGACCATTTTGCTGGTGGAGGACGAAGACATGGTCCGGCGGCTGGTCGGCCAGGTGCTTACGTCGCAAGGCTACCACGTGGTCCAGGCGGCCTCCGGATCGGAGGCCTTGGATGCGGCCGCGCGCCATCAAGGCCGCATCGATTTGCTCCTCACCGACGTGGTGATGGGGGGCATGAGCGGGCGCGAGCTGGCGGAAAAGCTGATGGCCTTGCTGCCCGATCTCAAGGTGGTTTACATGTCCGGCTACACCGACGATGCCATCCTGCGCCACGGCGTGTCCCACAAGGGCGAGGCCTTCCTGGGCAAGCCCTTCAGCCCCGGCGCGCTGGTGCGTAAGTTGCGCGACGTATTGCGTCCCGCCGCCGGCCCGGCCTTGAGCGCGGCCGCCGTCTAGGCGCCGTTGCTATATTCCGCGTCGCATGGGGAAGACCGGGGAATCGTCCGGGACCGCGCCTGCCGTCGCCGTCGCGGCGGCCTGGGCCTGGCTCTCCTTGCCGTCCGAGTCCCTCCTCAAGCAATGCCTCCAGGCGAGATTCCAGGGCTCGGGCCCCGGCGGGCAAAAGCGGAACCGCGTCTATAGCGGCGTGCGCCTGACCCACCCGGCTTCGGGCCTATCGGCGGAAAGCGTGGATTCGCGCGCTTCGGCCCGCAACCTCGGCGAGGCCTTGTCCCGCCTGCGCCTGGCCATCGCCCTGGCCGCCGCGCCGGCCGACCCGGCGGAGGCGGGAAACGATCCGGAAAAGGATCCGGGTAACGCCGCGGTTACGAAAGCCCCCGGCCACCCGGCCGATCCGGCCCCGGCGACGCCCTTCCGGGCCGGAGCCAATCCGTCCCATCCCGACTACGCGCGCGGCGCCCTGCGCGCCCTATCCTTGCTGCGATTCCATGCGGGCCAACTGGCGCCGGCCGCCGCCGCCTTGGGCTGCACGCCGTCGGCCTTGACCCGTTACCTCAAGGAGGAAAAAGCGGTATGGGCGCGGGCGCGGGAAATCCGGATCGGAAAGGGCCTGCATCCTTTGAAATAGCGGGAGGGCCCTATCGCGCGGCGGTCTCGGCGTAGAAGGCGTCCCATTGCGCGAGCACGTGTTCCCAGGAGAATTCCCGTTCCACCAATTCCCGCCCCTGCCGACCCAGCTTTTCCGCGCGTTCCGGATCCTTCAGGAGTTCCAGGATCACGCGCGCCAAGGCTTCCGGATCCTTCTGGGGGCAAAGCAGCCCGGTTTGGCCATGCCGGATGATGTCGGGAATGCCGCCCACGTCGGAGGCGGCCACGGGGCGCGCATAGGTCAGGGCTTCCAGCAGCACCACTCCCAGCCCTTCCGTCTCTCCCTGCGAATCGACGATGGCGGGCAGGCAGAATACGTCGCAGTCGCGGTACCAACGGATCAATTCGTCTTCTGGAACCTTGCCGGCGAAAACGACCCGCTCCCCCAGGCGTAACTCCTCGGTTACCCTCCGCAGGTCCGCTTCCACCTTGGGATCCCCTTTGCCCACGATGGCGATCTTGGCGTCCACTTCGGCGGCGATGAGGGGAAGGGCGCGCAGCAGATAGACGATGCCTTTGCGTTCCACCACGCGGCCCACGGTGAGGATGAGCTTTACGGGGTGCCGCGGCGCAGGCAGGGGATCTCCCTTGAGCGGCGATCCGAAAGCGATCACGCGCTGAGGGAAGGGCAGGGGCATGAGCTTTTCGACCAGGCCCGCGGTGAAACTCGAATTGGAAACCACGCCTTGGGCCCGCCGGAGGCAAAAGCGGATCAGCGGGGCGATGGGCTTGAACTTGGCGGCCAGCAGCAGGCATGCCCCGTGGAAGTGAAGCACCAGGGCGGGACGATTGCGCGCGGCCCGGCAGGCGGCCCAGCCCATCAGGCCGTGCGGAAAGGGCCAATGGCAATGGATGAAATCGTACTCGCGTTTGCGCGCCAGGCGCATGGCCGCCAGGGCGCCGAAGAAGAGGTAAGGGAAGAAGAGCAGCTTGAAAAGCACGCTGCCGCGGATCTTGTTGGGGGCGCCCTGATCATGGGTCAAGGTCTCGCGGGAGGCGAAGAAGTAGCGGAAGCGGAAGACCGTGACCCCGCCGACGACATGGCTGCGCAGGCCCTTGTAAGAAGGGGCCAAGACCTCCACCTCGTAGCCTGCCGCCTGCAAGTGGCGGATGGTGTCGATCATCCAGGGATTCTGGTTATCGCGCTCGTCCCGGCTGTAAGTGGAAGAGATATACAGGACGCGGGGCTTTTTCACCGAGCCCCCCCTGCTCTAGGGGTCAAAGAGAGCAAAAACATGCAGAAAAGCTACTAATAGCGGGAAACAGGGTATGCGGGCCGGGGGAATTCAGATAAATTGTAGTGACCCGGGATGACTGCCATCCGGGCAAAGGGGTTTGCATGCGCTTTCGCGATTTCGGTCTCTCAATGGCGGCGTTGGTTATCGCACCGGCCATCGTCATGGCGGCGCTTTGCGATGACACTTACAACCTGCAATCGGTGGCGCAGACCTCCCTCGAAGGGACCGATGCCGGCGCGCTCGCGCGCACAGGGACGAAGAGCGTTTCGGCGAGCCTCTCGGACTTGAAGGTGTTGGACAACCTGATGGAGTACGGTATCATTACCCGCTTCGAAGGGTCCTGCGCCAAAGCGGCAAAGCCGGTTACGATGAAGGTGAAGCCGCGTAACGCTAGCGTCTTCGCCGATACCGTGGACATTGGATATTCTATCCAGATGTTCGATAGCAACAGCATAATTGGATCCAAGAAGTTCGACTATTGGTTCGGCTTCTTCAAACCGGCGGATACGCTGCGCATCTATCTCGGCCGCACCAACGCGGCAGGGAGCGCATTCGTGAATTGGTATGCCGGGGTTTTCTATACCGATTCCACCAGGGACACGAGCGGCCTTTGGACCGTCCGCAGCCACTTTTACGACTTGAGCGGGCCGGACGATTCGATCACCTTGGAACGGCAGTTTTTGGATCAAACCATCCGCAAGCAGCCGGCGAATGGGCCCACCTACAAAGCGCATTATAGCGTGCAATTCCTGAAAGTCAGTTATGAGAACAAGCCGGCCCCCAACCGCATCGCCGCGCCCATGCGCAGCCTCTTGCCCAGCGGATTCTTAGCCAGCCAAACGGGCAATCTCGTGCTGATCCAGCCCGGGGATAAATCAATCAATGGCCAGGCCCTGTCCTTGTATGGAATGCTTGGGAACCGGATTACCACCCTCTATCCCACCGGATTCCTGTACCAGTGGAACGGGAAGACCGCTGTCGGCGCCGATGCCCCTACCGGGGTCTATTTCGTCCAAGCGGGGAGCCGGGTCTTGGGCAAGTTCTTCTATTCCCGCTAGCGATCCGCCGCGGCGCGTGCACGGCAACCCGTAACTCGGCCGTTACCCTCTCTATCAGGGCGGATCTACGGCCCTTGGGAGCATATTCGTCACTTCGGGCCCAAAGCGTTTTTCTCCCGAATTCCGAAGCGGACGAACTCCCCCTTGTCTCGCTACCCTTAGTCGCCCGAAACGCGGATCATGTTGCAAGACTGGCGTACGCAAATGGCTGGTTCCCTTCCGGGCTAATATTTAACTTCCCCGATGTTGTCCGGCCCCGGCCGGAAGGGGGCCTCCATGACCGTCGAATGCCTTATCGGGGATTTCCGCATCCTGCGTCCTAAGCATCTCGGAGGGCATGCGGAAGCGGTCCGCTGGCTGGCCTCCGCGCATGCGCGCGCCGAAGCGTCGCGAACGACGGGCGAATTCGATGAGAGCGGATTCCGGACCCGCATGGAGCGCTTGGTCTCCCGTTACGGATGCAATCCCGAAAGCCTGGCCAACCGCGGCTTCGATATGGACGACTTCATCAGCTCGGATTGGCCCGGCATGCGCGTGTTCAACGTGGAGCGCGATCCCAATGGCGCGGGCATGGAGGTGCGGATGGAGGCCTACCAGGAGGTGGCGCAACGCGCCTTCGCCGCATTCTATCCCGAACCGGACGCCCGGCCCTCGGTACGCGCCCAGACCGCGGACGGGACACCGGCGGCCTGGGGCCCGCAAGAGCCGCCCGCGGAACTGATCCATGTCTCATGCACCGGATACGTCGCTCCCAGCGCACCACAATTACTGGTCGCAAGGCGGGGGTGGCGCGGCCGCACCGGCGTCATCCATGCCTACCATATGGGGTGCTATGCCTCTATGCCCGCGCTGCGCATGGCTTCCGCCTTCCTGGCTTCGCCGCGCGCGCGCGCGGACGGCGAAGGCAATGGGCCCGGATGGGCGCGACGCGATTCGGGACGCGGCGAAGCCGGGGCCTCGGCCTTGCGCGAAGGCGGCCGGGTCGATATCGTCCACACCGAATTCTGCTCCTTGCATCTGAATCCCAGCGAGCATATGCCCGAGCAATTGGTGGCCCAGAGCCTGTTCGCCGACGGGCATATCCGCTATAGCGTGCGTCCGGCGGATGGGGAAGCGGGTTTCCGGTTCCTGGGCGTGCATGAAGAGATCGTGCCGGATACGGAGGCTTCCATCGGCTGGCGCTTGGGCGATCACGGCATGCGCATCGGCCTGTCCCGGGACGTGCCCGATCTGATCGCCGGGGCCCTGGGGGATTTCCTCGATAGCCTGTTCGCCCGGTCCGGGACGGACCCGCGCGAGGCCATGGAGCGCGGCCTTTTCGCCGTGCATCCCGGCGGCCCGCGCATCATCGACAAGGTCGCAAGCCTGCTGGGGCTGCGCCCGGAGCAAGTAGGCCATAGCCGCGCGGTGCTGAAGGCCTGCGGCAACATGTCCTCCGCGACCTTGCCCCACGTCTGGGCCGGCATGCTGGCCGATGCCCAGGTGCCATCGGGCACGCTGGTAACCAGCCTCGCCTTCGGTCCCGGCTTGACCCTCTACGGCACCATGCTGCGCAAGGCCTGAGCGATGTGGCTCCTGGCCGCCCTTCCCTTCCTGCTCCAGGGAGGGCTCATGATCGTCGATGAGGGCTTCCATTTGCGCCGCGGCCTTCCCGCTTGGGAACGCTGGGGACATCCCCTGGATACCTTGGTGGTGGTGGCCTGTTTCGCGTTGGCTTTGCGCGCGCCGGCCGCGCCCGCCGGCGTGGTCCTCTATGTCTTAGCCGCGGTGCTCGCTTGCCTCGTCGTGACCAAGGACGAATGGGTGCATGCGCGCCATTGCGGGGGCACGGAAGCCTGGCTGCATGCCTGCCTTTTCCTGTTGCATCCCGTGATCTTGGGCATCGCGGGGGCCTGGGCGTTCGGCGGCCTTGTGGGCGGCGCTTCCGCCTGGGGGCACGGTTCCGGGCATGAGGAATTCGGCGTCTTCCTGGCCGTCCAAACCGCCCTCACGGCCCTGTTCGGCGTTTGGCAGGCGACCTATTGGAATGGTCCTTGGGGCCGGATGCGGCCGGTCCTGGCCCGCGTGGGCGGCACCTTCGGAATGACCCGGACGCAGCCGGCAAAGCCGAGGACAGACGTCGCGGGGGAAAGCCCGGAACGGGCGTCGGCGCGTGGCGATCGCGCCATCATCGATAACGGGTTTTACGATGGCTTGGGGGACGGATGGCATGACGCTTGGGATCATCCCGTGGCCCTGCTGCGCGCCGAAGGGGCGCTCAAGAATCCTTGGGTGGCGGAACGGATTCGCTCCTTGTCGCCCACGCGGCCGGCCCGGGTCCTCGACCTCGGATGCGGGGCCGGCTTCTTGATATCCGCCTTGGCCGCCGAAGGCCATCGCGCGATAGGATTAGATGCGTCCTTGGGCAGCCTGAAAGCGGCGCGGAAGAATAGGGGTTCCTCGGGCGGCCCGGCGGCCGACCCAAGGGCCGTCCCCGCGGCCTACCTCTGCGGCGACGCCTATCGCCTGCCTTTTCCCGACGCCGCCTTCGACGCGGTTTGCGCCATGGATTTCCTGGAGCATGTGAGCGCGCCCGCGCAGGTGATCGCCGAGATGGCGCGGGTGCTGCGGCCGGGCGGGCTATTCTTCTTCCATACCTTCAACCGCAACCTGCTCACCTGGCTCATCGTCATCAAGGGAGTGGAGTTGTTCGTTCGCGGTACGCCCCGCGGCATGCATGTACTGCCTCTC from Fibrobacterota bacterium encodes:
- a CDS encoding peptide chain release factor-like protein, translating into MGKTGESSGTAPAVAVAAAWAWLSLPSESLLKQCLQARFQGSGPGGQKRNRVYSGVRLTHPASGLSAESVDSRASARNLGEALSRLRLAIALAAAPADPAEAGNDPEKDPGNAAVTKAPGHPADPAPATPFRAGANPSHPDYARGALRALSLLRFHAGQLAPAAAALGCTPSALTRYLKEEKAVWARAREIRIGKGLHPLK
- a CDS encoding glycosyltransferase family 4 protein, with amino-acid sequence MKKPRVLYISSTYSRDERDNQNPWMIDTIRHLQAAGYEVEVLAPSYKGLRSHVVGGVTVFRFRYFFASRETLTHDQGAPNKIRGSVLFKLLFFPYLFFGALAAMRLARKREYDFIHCHWPFPHGLMGWAACRAARNRPALVLHFHGACLLLAAKFKPIAPLIRFCLRRAQGVVSNSSFTAGLVEKLMPLPFPQRVIAFGSPLKGDPLPAPRHPVKLILTVGRVVERKGIVYLLRALPLIAAEVDAKIAIVGKGDPKVEADLRRVTEELRLGERVVFAGKVPEDELIRWYRDCDVFCLPAIVDSQGETEGLGVVLLEALTYARPVAASDVGGIPDIIRHGQTGLLCPQKDPEALARVILELLKDPERAEKLGRQGRELVEREFSWEHVLAQWDAFYAETAAR
- the ubiG gene encoding 3-demethylubiquinone-9 3-O-methyltransferase, with product MIVDEGFHLRRGLPAWERWGHPLDTLVVVACFALALRAPAAPAGVVLYVLAAVLACLVVTKDEWVHARHCGGTEAWLHACLFLLHPVILGIAGAWAFGGLVGGASAWGHGSGHEEFGVFLAVQTALTALFGVWQATYWNGPWGRMRPVLARVGGTFGMTRTQPAKPRTDVAGESPERASARGDRAIIDNGFYDGLGDGWHDAWDHPVALLRAEGALKNPWVAERIRSLSPTRPARVLDLGCGAGFLISALAAEGHRAIGLDASLGSLKAARKNRGSSGGPAADPRAVPAAYLCGDAYRLPFPDAAFDAVCAMDFLEHVSAPAQVIAEMARVLRPGGLFFFHTFNRNLLTWLIVIKGVELFVRGTPRGMHVLPLFIKPAELASMCARAGLNVQAMQGMGPALGAPFWRLLATRRVPRDFRFRFTRSLALGYIGSAIKSAT